The proteins below are encoded in one region of Vulpes lagopus strain Blue_001 chromosome 10, ASM1834538v1, whole genome shotgun sequence:
- the LOC121500875 gene encoding olfactory receptor 6T1 gives MSLENWTQVTEFVLLGFPRSHILQSLLFLGLMVTYIVTASGNLLIIGLTWVSRRLHTQMYFFLRNLSFLELLLVSVVVPKMLVIILTGDHSISFASCILQSYLYFLLGTTDFFLLAVMSLDRYLAICRPLHYETLMSGRVCSQLVLASWLAGFVWVLCPTILMASLPFCGPRGIDHFFCDSWPLLRLSCGDTRLLELVAFVLSTAVLLGSLAVTLVSYACILATVFRAPTAAERKKAFSTCASHLTVVVIVYGSSIFLYIRVSEAQSSLLNKGASVLSCIITPLLNPFIFSLRNDKVKQALRDALRWHRIMAMRDYEDHK, from the coding sequence ATGAGTCTGGAAAACTGGACTCAGGTGACAGAGTTTGTTCTTTTGGGTTTCCCCAGAAGCCACATCCTACAGTCCCTGCTGTTCCTGGGGTTGATGGTGACCTACATTGTAACGGCCTCAGGCAACCTACTCATTATTGGGCTCACCTGGGTGAGCAGACGCCTACACACACAGATGTACTTCTTCCTGAGGAACCTGTCCTTTCTGGAGCTGTTGCTTGTGTCTGTTGTGGTTCCGAAAATGCTTGTCATCATTCTCACAGGGGATCACTCCATCTCATTTGCCAGTTGCATCCTCCAATCCTACCTCTACTTCCTCCTTGGCACCACCGACTTCTTCCTCTTAGCTGTCATGTCTCTGGATCGTTACTTGGCAATCTGCCGCCCCCTCCACTATGAGACTCTGATGAGCGGTCGCGTCTGTTCCCAATTAGTTCTGGCCTCCTGGCTAGCTGGATTCGTCTGGGTGCTCTGTCCCACCATCCTCATGGCCAGCCTACCTTTCTGTGGCCCCCGTGGTATTGACCACTTTTTCTGTGACAGTTGGCCTTTGCTGAGGCTCTCTTGTGGAGACACCCGCCTACTGGAGCTGGTGGCATTTGTGCTCTCCACGGCAGTGTTACTGGGGTCACTGGCGGTGACCTTGGTTTCCTATGCCTGCATTCTTGCCACAGTTTTCAGGGCCCCCACAGCTGCTGAGCGGAAGAAGGCATTCTCCACTTGTGCCTCACATCTTACTGTGGTGGTCATCGTCTATGGCAGCTCCATTTTTCTCTACATCCGTGTGTCAGAGGCTCAGTCCTCACTGCTCAACAAAGGTGCCTCAGTCCTGAGCTGTATCATCACACCCCTCCTGAACCCATTCATCTTCAGTCTCCGCAATGATAAGGTGAAGCAGGCCCTGAGAGATGCCCTGAGGTGGCACAGAATCATGGCGATGAGAGACTACGAGGAtcacaagtaa
- the LOC121500514 gene encoding olfactory receptor 4D5, translating into MNPANHTQVTGFVLLGLSQVWELRFFFFIVFSAVYLMTVMGNLLIVAIVTSDPRLHTTMYFLLGNLSFLDFCYSTITAPRMLVDLLSGNPIISFGSCLTQLFFFHFIGGIKIFLLTVMAFDRYIAISQPLRYRIIMNRTVCGLLMVASWVGGFIHSIVQVGLTIQLPFCGPDKLDNFYCDVPQLIKLACTDTFVLELLMVSNNGLVTLMCFLVLLGSYTALLVMLRGHSWEGRSKALSTCASHIAVVTLIFVPCVYIYARPFRTFPMDKVVSVLYTMVTPMLNPAIYTLRNKEAIMAMKKLWRRQKDLLGPLEH; encoded by the coding sequence ATGAATCCAGCAAATCATACCCAGGTGACAGGTTTTGTCCTCCTGGGGCTCTCTCAGGTATGGGAGCTCCGGTTCTTCTTCTTCATTGTCTTCTCAGCTGTGTATCTTATGACTGTAATGGGAAATCTCCTTATTGTGGCCATAGTGACCTCTGACCCACGCCTCCACACAACCATGTATTTTCTCTTAGGCAATCTTTCTTTCCTAGACTTTTGCTACTCTACCATCACGGCACCTAGGATGCTGGTTGACTTGCTCTCAGGCAACCCCATTATTTCCTTTGGTAGCTGCCTGACTCagctctttttcttccatttcattggAGGCATCAAGATCTTCCTGCTGACTGTGATGGCATTTGACCGCTATATTGCCATCTCCCAGCCCTTGCGCTACAGGATTATTATGAATAGGACAGTCTGTGGGCTCCTCATGGTAGCCTCCTGGGTGGGGGGCTTCATCCACTCCATTGTACAGGTTGGACTGACTATCCAGCTGCCATTCTGTGGGCCTGACAAGCTGGACAACTTTTACTGTGATGTGCCTCAGCTGATCAAATTGGCCTGCACAGATACTTTTGTTTTAGAGCTTCTGATGGTGTCTAACAATGGCCTGGTGACCCTGATGTGTTTTCTGGTGCTCCTGGGATCCTACACGGCACTGCTGGTCATGCTCCGAGGCCACTCCTGGGAGGGCCGCAGCAAAGCCCTATCCACTTGTGCTTCTCATATTGCCGTAGTGACCTTAATCTTTGTGCCTTGTGTCTACATCTATGCAAGGCCATTTCGCACCTTCCCTATGGACAAGGTGGTCTCTGTGCTGTACACGATGGTCACTCCCATGCTGAATCCTGCCATCTATACCCTGAGAAACAAGGAAGCAATCATGGCCATGAAGAAGCTGTGGAGAAGGCAAAAAGACCTTCTGGGTCCCCTGGAGCACtga
- the LOC121500517 gene encoding olfactory receptor 8B3-like, translating into MAKGNDSSVTEFILLGLTQQPELQLPLFFIFLGFYVVTMVGNMGLILLIGLNPHLHTPMYYFLFNLSFIDFCYSSVIIPRMLMSFVKENIISYAECMTQLCFFSFFVIDECYVLTSMAYDRYVAICKPLLYKVTMSHQVCLMLMVGTYVMGFVGAIAHTGCMLRLSFCDGNIINHYMCDIPPLLQLSCTSTYINEVMVFIVVGINVIVPSLTISISYTLILSNIFHIRSTEGRSKAFSTCSSHIVTVSLFFGASAFMYLKPSPAGSLDRDKVSTVFYTIVGPMMNPFIYSLRNKDVKIALSKTLKKRVFS; encoded by the coding sequence ATGGCCAAAGGAAATGACTCTTCAGTGACCGAGTTTATCCTGCTGGGTTTAACACAACAGCCAGAACTCCAGCTGcctctcttcttcattttcttaggaTTCTATGTGGTCACCATGGTGGGGAACATGGGCTTGATTCTTCTGATTGGGCTGAACCCTCACCTGCACACTCCCATGTACTACTTTCTCTTCAACCTTtccttcattgatttctgctacTCCTCTGTCATAATCCCTAGAATGCTGATGAGTTTTGTAAAGGAGAACATCATCTCTTATGCAGAGTGCATGACACAgctctgttttttctctttctttgttatCGATGAGTGCTATGTTTTGACATCAATGGCCTATGACCGGTATGTGGCCATCTGTAAGCCCCTGCTTTACAAGGTCACCATGTCCCATCAGGTCTGCCTCATGCTGATGGTGGGAACATATGTGATGGGGTTTGTGGGTGCCATTGCCCACACCGGATGTATGCTGAGACTCAGCTTCTGTGATGGCAACATCATCAATCATTACATGTGTGACATACCTCCTCTTCTCCAGCTCTCTTGCACGAGCACCTACATCAATGAGGTCATGGTTTTCATTGTGGTGGGCATCAATGTAATAGTGCCCAGTCTCACTATCTCCATTTCTTACACCTTGATCCTCTCCAACATATTCCATATCCGTTCTACAGAGGGCAGGTCCAAAGCCTTCAGTACCTGCAGCTCTCACATAGTTactgtttctctcttctttggagCATCAGCATTCATGTACCTTAAGCCTTCTCCTGCTGGGTCCCTGGATCGAGATAAAGTATCCACAGTTTTTTATACCATTGTGGGGCCAATGATGAATCCTTTTATTTACAGTCTAAGGAACAAAGATGTTAAAATTGCACTGAGTAAGACTTTGAAGAAAAGGGTATTCTCATAA